From the genome of Magnolia sinica isolate HGM2019 chromosome 12, MsV1, whole genome shotgun sequence:
ctctaaaaaatgacattattataatttaatgcaattaaattttacaatgtaaggatttttacccaaatctcgccggctctaggatgtacccaagatcccgtcgcctgtTGACAatgagtccctctgtagaggtctattggtccgggctcctggccagtgaaGGAATCTCACTACGTAATCGAAAGgataatagagttaatataaatgtatggaaagaatatatcaacttaataattacCAGTAATTTCGTACCATGTTGTGACGAATTTTatcaaatgactttgaaccagttaCGTGGTTCACTTTTAACTTTCCCttgttgtcagaatttattttgctcctcttctgaacacattattcataatacattgttattaattgtgaatttaattgttactttaagatatcgtaaatatgtaaatattacctgaaaagaatcaaATGAAAATCTATCGCAGAATATCCGCCAGTCGTCATCGGTCACGTGCGGCGGTGCGGACAATGcggcctcctcgtggctcatgcacCGCTTGTACCGCTTGTGTAACATGGAGCGgtactccttgaaccgctcctggATCATGTCGTCGATAGCATAGGAAatgtgcggaacactcaaatccaagtcaaatttatcctacagtttcgtaaataatagattaaggcaataaacttattaagaaaataacttaaccataaaatgaacttttataaaataaattttaaaaaactaaaatttacctgaagacgctgacggatgagctgtcgtacatcatctgtcacgtctcccCAACGGGGGAtggtggggggatcagagatcggcataagacatcgacctccgacgtaaacagtctggcattgttcccaacaggtctaatgcaatcctgtgggaactctaccgtcaccctaccatcgcacgtaagtcgctctaaaagcaacccacgcgtgggtccacgtcctcgtcggctgcTCGACGACGCTGTTGTAAAAGAAATAtttaagtctaaacataaacagaaattattaaaagaaatatatgtctagacttacatacAGTGCCCGGTGTATGCGAGTCTGAAGGATCAGACACCTGCGATGCAATATGTGACGGCGATGCTGGCTCCGTCGCATCAcgagtagaaggggtagatccagtgcgcgaacgacgtactctcccacctggtgccatcactgaatatgtgcgagctacgaacttataaatttaaacaatgtcaatacaagtggaatatattAAAACATTATATAAGTAGTGTTGACGGTataatgcatttgtgcttatgtttagagagatgattaaaatatgattagaccattacactataatgcaagcagaatataataaaactataaactttaatctataaccattggaaattctattacacattgtcattctacattaaatacacatatttcgttgtaatacgaaacaactttgaaGCAAACTATCCaaagtactccctgcgtaagctattgtatgcttcagaagcatatgtcatttcgtgtgaagcactcgacatatttACAGCTAACATGCCAGttacaataggagaaatctggtctctcagaactccattcagatgtgcaagtgacaaagTTGCATCTTCCATATCTCATTTCCCGCGGTTATATATCTCCATGAGCCCCGGAATTTCTTTGAGATGCAATAATCTTTCCTCTAAGTCGTCGTCGATATATTCCACtttacactcatcgaccagaccaagtatctctatggccctacagaagaagataggaccgaaacGTCCATTtgcaacagctgatgaagtatgttgcgtgctTCTGCTACGGTCCGGtttaaggaggacatgatcagaaattgactcaactgtaaatatggattataaacaagtcaataaaaagaattaatcatgacttgtaattttcatgtatacatggaatacataaattattcgaattgaaaaatgacatgtaagtcatgtgtacatttaataatcgtcattTGTATCACTATCGCCTAgggctatttcttcttcaccatcactatcgttGATCAATATTTCCTCATCATTGTCCacaacgtcgtcatcaatgaaaccgctatcatctctaacaatatcacgtattattgaggcatcaacatgatcaggtggcacatcatttctatctaattgcaccacatcaatatcaacacttgaatcagcccctgtatccctagatggcatgtcttcttgatatgcttgttcaaccctagacgtgTCATTTCCCccatcctcgctatcttcaacttctggtacaggaacgtcaaatacgttcctgggctttattttctacaccacgtgccaagagccgcctaacttagtgtcagcgaggtaaaatatTTGCTCGGCTTGGttggcgaggacaaatgggtcgtctttaaaccacttccgagataaatttacactcgtaaagtagttgtcagtctgtattctCAACTTCTTATTTCAAATGTCCCACCTATCACATCTAAATAAatacacccgctttctcatacaataactcagctcaataatttctttcaaaatgccataaaagtcaatttcatcctcctcatttgttcccttcacaaccaccctactattttgtgtggtcctgtacttctcacgttcttcggtGTAGAACCGAATCCCATATACAATACAacttgtatatctagatacacgtctgTCAGGGCCACACGCTAATGAGTATAATGCATCAGATGCATCCGCAGAGTTGCTCGTGTGCAACGTCTTCATTTATATTCATGTATAGAATATAattgtttagagattttcataGGTTGAAATAATGTGTAATACAACGAAAATGCTAACtatggtgagatacaatgtgaaatcttacacgttcGGCGAACCATTCTGcaaactgatcctgatgcattcgatcataattttttagaaatttagaCTTTATCTCGTCTATGTGTTCGCTATACACACAAATggcacgtcatcagcaagaaacattaagatcatcatatgtagAGAAAACaataatcgagggaagacttactctaagtatgactctatttcttcacgattatgcaacacataccatcGCGCCTTTGCTAGATCAATATGGTCAATATCCTGAaacgtcggggatcctaaaggatgAACATTATGTGCAAATATAGATATGCGTCCTTGctcatgctcctgcccttcatcagcatttcgatcttctcggttgaatctagtctctatgtcACGAAGATACATGAagcaaaatgtaaggcactcattatcaatgtacgcttcagctatcgacccttccggtcgtgccttattcctcacaaatcgtttgagtgtgtgaaggtatctgtacacaaaaccactatgttatacgtataaaaacatggatatatgtagtttatgcaatgaatataaattttaataggttctaccacctttcgatTGGATACATCCAgtgatattgtactgggcctacAAGTTTCGCCTCGTgtggtaagtgaatcgctaggtgtaccatgacatcgaaaaacgcaggtgaaaatattctttcaagtttgcaaaggattatgTCAATGTCCCTCTCTagtcgtttaataacatctacattcaacgatttcgaacacaaatccttaaagaatatacCCAACTTAATTAGcgccgcactgatatccttgctcaggaaTCCACGAATCGCAACTGGTAGTAGGCgttgcagaaggacgtgacaatcatgacttttcattctttttaccttacagtccgtaacgtttacgcgccgagatatgtttgacgcatacccatcgggaaacttcaccgatctcaatcATTCATATAAACGttttctctctagttttgtcaactgtagtaggctgctggtatagtatacgaattttcatgtggctgcaagtgcaactctttccttaaacatATTTCtcgtagatccaatcgagccttgaaactgtcttttgttttcttctctatgttcatcaatgttccgaagacattgtcacatatatttttctcaatatgcatgacatccaagttgtgtcacaatttcagatcactccaataagGCAACTAAAAAAAGATGCTCTTTTTTCTCCAattatagtccaatactgtacgtttcctcttcttcaagtgtgaTGCCTAAACAAATTTAACTTCTCTAATGTTACTCAGTTATTGCATCACATCTTCTCCAAATAGCTCTTTCGAGGgtagcctatgatcttgtttgccatcaaagatcattgtcttcctgcgccaactatgatcgctcggaaggaagcgatgatggcccatataacacgtttttctaccatgcttcaatgacaatgaacaagtctcaataccacatgtaggacaagccaatttgcccttcgtgctccacccagaAAAATTTTCATACGCGgaaaagtcatttattgtccacaagaccgctgcatgcaatcgaaatgtctgtcctgcaaatgtgtcatacgtttgtataccttgactccacaactcatttaactcatctactaacggtcgcaaatacacatcaatgtcatttccaggtgacctgggtccaggaataagcaatgacatcatgaaaaatgactccttcatacacaaccaaggaggtaaattgtagggcataagtaccactggccacatactgtacgaaCTACTCATGTTACCagatggattaaaaccatcacttgtaaGACCcagtcgaacattgcgagaatcctttgcaaaccagtcatgttgcttgtcaaaattttactgGGCTTCAGAATCCACAGGGTGTCTcaatgtactatcatcatgaacgcgtttctccttaagccacctcatatcttcagctgTCTTACGAGACAAACAATTTTTGCAGTCTGGGTTTCAATggaaagtaccttaacaccttttgcgAGATTTTCTTACCCCTAGCTTTGTCAggcttccacctagactctccacataaATGACACTCTTTAGCCTTATTATGCTCTTTCCgatataataaacaatcatttatacatgcatgtatgcattcataaccaaggcccaagtctcgcatcaaggattttgcctcatAATGAGACTTAGGTAATGTCTCATCGTCCGGTAacgcttctttcaacaactcaggCAACATATCGAACGATTTGTTACTTCAACGATTttttgtcttcaaatgaagtaactttgtaagaaaattcaacttggagaagttctcataccctggataaagtggacgttgcgcatccctcaataacatactaaacttttctgatttgaTATCACCCATTGaagaatatcttggctactgcttgtcgctgcaaaatcagtatccgcaaTTGTTCCCCTGAatacatcccctatgatatcttgcatttcgtcaacatCTTCATCTTCGTCATCCGGTACAATTGGGTCAACTCTATaggtcatatcttcaccatgatagatccaccaagtgtaaccctggtcaatcccaactatgaacaaatcgtcctctactttgtctaaagtcttatatatcatgttcttgcattttcgacatggacacctaatcctattccttgaatctgcccgatttcgcacaaattccatgaactcttgaaccccttgtttatactctgggccaaaccttTTCTTAGcttgcatccaactcttatccatgtctacaatgaaaagaccgaagtcagtttacggaaatagctttaagattaggctaggttataggtttaggttataggttataggttataagttatatgttatatgtttaggATTTGagtataagtttagatttaggttataagtttaggttataggttaaggtttacgttataagtttaggttaaggttataagtttaggttaaggttgtaagtataggttataggttaaggtttaggtttaggttataagtataggtttaggttataagtgtaggttataggtttagggaaaagtaggttataggtttagggaaaagttaggtttaggttataggtttttggatttaagaataggtttaagttataagtataggtttaggttggattataggt
Proteins encoded in this window:
- the LOC131221499 gene encoding uncharacterized protein LOC131221499, which gives rise to MPISDPPTIPRWGDVTDDVRQLIRQRLQDKFDLDLSVPHISYAIDDMIQERFKEYRSMLHKRYKRCMSHEEAALSAPPHVTDDDWRIFCDRFSFDSFQKRSKINSDNKGKLKVNHVTGSKSFDKIRHNM